From the genome of Glycine max cultivar Williams 82 chromosome 2, Glycine_max_v4.0, whole genome shotgun sequence, one region includes:
- the LOC121174312 gene encoding protein LURP1-like, whose translation MVHRGKSSEEKDLIFGVQRSHPVDMKPRLDVFMATNINEDISSFQLVGSHIDKSCKVYIGDTMIAEVIDVYPRSNFSNWKEGLKVKINAGVDYDFIVALLVILTVNDYI comes from the exons ATGGTTCATAGAGGCAAAAGCTCGGAGGAGAAGGATTTGATTTTTGGGGTTCAACGATCCCACCCTGTTGACATGAAACCACGGCTTGATGTGTTCATGGCCACCAATATCAATGAAGATATCAGCAGCTTTCAACTTGTTGGGAGCCACATTGACAAGTCCTGCAAAGTTTACATAGGAGACACCATGATTGCAGAG GTAATTGATGTATATCCAAGAAGCAACTTCAGCAATTGGAAAGAAGGCTTGAAGGTCAAAATCAATGCAGGGGTGGATTATGATTTCATTGTTGCGTTGCTTGTAATACTCACAGTAAATGATTACATATGA